The Octopus sinensis unplaced genomic scaffold, ASM634580v1 Contig12082, whole genome shotgun sequence genome contains the following window.
gtttttattttctttttaatacagtCAAATTAATTAATAGAGAATTAATGTCGTGAACTTGAGGGTTAGTCCGACGACGAAGCACTGCGGATAGAGAGGCAGTTCCCGCGAAGAATTGCAACCGAGATGCGCTGGaaaagccagctcgtctccctccggtcatttgtattctgtgagaTTCTTCCTCCCACAACCCGTAACAGATTTTCTACCTTCTTTCCAACCACACCGGAGGTCTCaaaggctagggggacaaactcaacgACGTTCGGAAGCACAGCGTACTTCGTCAActtcctttcttctgccagcgcaCATGCGTAGCCTGGTGTACTGGCTGTTCCTGTGAGCACAGTATCTGAAAAGGAGTCGACGCAAGTTACATCCCAAACAAGAGACCTTCCTCCTCTAAAGGGGAATATAGTCATTCCGTCAGGACGCTTTCCGTCACTGCGGCAGAGCCCAATAGGTTCAAGGGTCGATGGGAATCCCGCAGAATCCAAAGCCCTTTTCACCACTTCATTGAGGAGGACGTGGCGGGGAAATCGGCCAGCACTCCTCCTACAGGACAATGCGTGTAAACCGTTCGAAGGAATCAAAAAACCACAGCGACAACGGTGAGGTTGGCAGATTTCAAGTCCAAGTCGAAGACACACTCCGATACGTATAGTTTCGTCTTCCATAAGCAGACCATTGGACGCCAACGGAAGTGCGTTTAGCCAGTCTCCTGAGTGAGGCTGACAGACACAGTTCAAAGAAGCCAGTTCCAACTGGTCGACTCGCGTGCGAAGACTCTCCAACAGGTGTGTGCACCAGATGACATCCCAACTCTTCTGTATTGAAGGAATCTCCGGAAGGCCAAGTCCGAGCGATCTCCAGGCGAGAACAGCAACAGGGTATTCCGTAAGCTCATCAAGTTCGAGTGAGTTGATAAGAACAGAGCGAACGAAATTGCCGGAAGCAGACATCGACGAGAGATAACAAGGCAAAGCAAGATCTGCACAAGAACGAACCCCAAGGCCACCAAAGCGGAGTGGAAGTGCGGCACGTGTACGTCCCACGTCAGTGAACAAAGTGTTCAGTAGTAACTGTAATGATGATGTAACCGCGTCATCCAAATCCAAAAGTTCTTGACGTGAGCGAAAACAAGGAGACGTTCGGAGCAAAAAGGTTAAACGGGGGATAAAAAGAAAGTTTTTCAGCAAAAACAGCCCCAGATGGGAGCCAAACAGTCGTAATCGGTCGCAGAGAGGAGCAATCTTATCTCGTTGTGAAACGATAGCCTTCGCAATTCCCTTATCAGAAATCGGTGAACCCAGAATCACAAGATCCGCGAGAGCGGTTATACGAAGGCCGTCAATTTTCTCCGAAAGGGCCATAAAAACCTCACTCTGTTGGGTTAGCGGCTCCGTAAGTCCGATTAGTTCACATTTTGCACCATTTAGAGAAAGGCCAATCTTCAAAAATTCAGATATTATCTTCGAGGCGTCGTCCATAATGACTTCTAAAGGCCCACCAAGAGTGACGTCATCCAAATACCAAAAATTGATAGGCGAAGAAATGCCACGTGCAACGTGATCAACACAGACAGCGAATAGTAGAGGACCGAGGGGGTCGCCCTGTTGGATTCCACACTCAGAGTTGATAACTTTTCCGGAAAAAAGTAAGCTGCTCGGCAAGGAATAGGCCAAGGATACAATTGGGAGAAGATCAGGGCAACGTTCACCAACAGCCTCAAGCATGTGGTCTCTTCTGACACTATTAAAAGCATTCTTGACATCGAGCTTAAGCAAGAAGGGTACATTCTTCggtttcgaaatagtcacctggCGAGAGGCGTGAGCTAGTGCTTCACAGGCCCCTTTAACACCAACGCCGAACTGGAATGGCAAGAATTCCCGACACAATTGCGGAATAACACGACGTGACATTATTTTGGCAGCAAGGCGTCTGAAGACATTACCAACTGCAATTGGCCGTAAACCGCCATCACTCTTACGGAGAGCTGTTAGATTGGCCGAAAATAGGAGATCCCTCGCAACAGCAGGGATGGCGCCCGTGACAATTCGAGAGCAAAGCCGATTGATCGAATCCAGGAGAGCACGGCCCGAGTCGGCAGTCAAAGGAGATATAAGGTCCCTCAGTTcgaaaatatttctccatttggAAAATTAACGCCATTTAGAATTGTAAGTTGTTTTGTATGTTCCGCAACGTGTTCTGTTTTGAATTGACAGTTTTGTAATTCAGTTCTTTTAAAATAAGCAATTTTTTCAAAAACCGTTCTGCTAGGTTACAGTCGTTTTGGATCACAGAGCGAACAAAAAATAGAACAAGTGGAATCATTCTAATTAAAGGTCATATTTTATTGTGAATAACTCATTGGTTAGacatttaattgatatattttttttaactgtttttgttaatatatattactttacacATATATTCCGAGGCGtaatgacaacaaaaaatatttttattcggattgtataaatattttacctCTGTAGCATTTCGAGTAATGACTGGATACTTCCATAAAATCCGTAAATAATGGGGGTTGGTTGACGTGGTGTTCGTGAACTAATGAAAATTTGTATCATTTGCAACACTTCGAACAGTCGTAAACGTTGGATCTATTGCGCAACTTGTTCGAATCCATCTCACATGTCCTGTGCCAAAATGACCAAGAAAGCAATGTCCGCTATTTCCATTTGGAATTGTTCTTCATGCCTGGGCACAGTTCGAACATCTCTAGCCACCCGtatgaaaaaaaacattcgcTCCTTTATGGCTCGGGAATACTTCCCAGACTCGCCCCACTCCAATCATCAAAGTTGCACAAACAGTCTTAATGTCACAAACATGAAAGTCCAGAAGCCCAACAACTCCGTTTACGCTAAATGATCCATTCTAAACTTAGCGAGGGCGGAGTTCTGGCAGCCCTCAGAGTTATTTCGTCTGACAATGGACCACTCAACCCGTCTCGGTCAGTTTTTAAGGCTTTACTCGAAAAACATCCACCGTCTCCTGTGGACCGTCACATTCTCTTTTCGGCCAATCTCACCGCTTTTGGCAAAAAATGTAAAGGGAGCCATCCAATTGCGGTCggctttgtcttttgtttgctTGCAGCCAAGATTGCATGCAAGTAAATTATCCCCACCATCGCCGCAAAGCTCAGTCCAGTCCAACTCGGGTCGGCGTGCCTGGAGGGTGTGAATCTGCTGTTCATGCTATCCGCAAGTTCTCAGAAGCGTGCAGGAAATCACAATGTCCAAACATTTTGATCAAGCTTGACATCAGAAATGCATTCAACAGTATTTGACGGGACCGAGTTTTGGAGGCCTGCTCTGAGTATTGTCTTTCTGGGCCAACTTTCCAATCATACGGCCAACCATCCTCCCTTATCTTTGATTCCGACACTATCCCGTCTGCTCAGGGAATTCAACAGGGAGACATTCTGGGGCTACTCCTTTTTTGTCTTGGAATCTCCGAGGTGACCAAGCTTCTATCTTCACCATTAAACCTCTGGTATCTCGACGACGCCACTCTCGGTGGCCCTCTGAATATCGTCCTGCAggacataattaaaattattccGGCTCTGGAGAAAGTCGGCCTCAGTTTAAATTTCTCCAAATGTGAAATTTCCAACTTCGGGTGCTTGCAATCTATTTTCCAAGACGCTGTTTCCTCTTTCTGTGATCTTATTCCGGAAGTTCAATCTACTCTCATTGACGAACTTTCTATCCTCGGCACCCTGGTAGCTGGCAATTCTATTGATGTGGTCCTACGCAAAAAAAGAATTCTTTCTCGAGGCAGTTTTCAATCGTATCAGACAGTTGGACTCACACAGCATTATTCCTCCTACGAAATTGCTTCTCAATCCAAAAGCTTTCCTATTTGCTATCATACGGACAACGTTCCCTGCTTTTCTCTCGAGCCACACACATGTCATGGAAATTCTACGCTCTTTTTCTGAATTTTCCTTGGACACAAATGTAGCTCATTTCAGCGAAGTCTGGAGGGAACAATGTCTTGACTTTCCAGAAAATCAAATGTCTCAACGAGCCTGGGATCGAATTAGATGCAAGTAAACTTTCAATCTGCTGCTCGAGTCGTCCAACCAGCACAAAGtcattttctcagatgaatcatGTTTGGAAGCTTATAACACTTAAGTACAAAGGATTGTTTACCGTGAAAACGTTATTAAAAGTAACAATATCGTGCCTACTGTAAGTACGGTGGAGGAAAGTTAAA
Protein-coding sequences here:
- the LOC115229200 gene encoding uncharacterized protein LOC115229200; amino-acid sequence: MRQVIIPPFLYFHFLQTVDARDAHLHDNNLPGDLIVDHNIGSVVLNNNRGAYGGIHLNADLQVLTHRLNSMGSQLSGPPQAILIAEQKMEGPHHLVMPPCVIMDHINRIASYQGAEDRKNIFELRDLISPLTADSGRALLDSINRLCSRIVTGAIPAVARDLLFSANLTALRKSDGGLRPIAVGNVFRRLAAKIMSRRVIPQLCREFLPFQFGVGVKGACEALAHASRQVTISKPKNVPFLLKLDVKNAFNSVRRDHMLEAVGERCPDLLPIVSLAYSLPSSLLFSGKVINSECGIQQGDPLGPLLFAVCVDHVARGISSPINFWYLDDVTLGGPLEVIMDDASKIISEFLKIGLSLNGAKCELIGLTEPLTQQSEVFMALSEKIDGLRITALADLVILGSPISDKGIAKAIVSQRDKIAPLCDRLRLFGSHLGLFLLKNFLFIPRLTFLLRTSPCFRSRQELLDLDDAVTSSLQLLLNTLFTDVGRTRAALPLRFGGLGVRSCADLALPCYLSSMSASGNFVRSVLINSLELDELTEYPVAVLAWRSLGLGLPEIPSIQKSWDVIWCTHLLESLRTRVDQLELASLNCVCQPHSGDWLNALPLASNGLLMEDETIRIGVCLRLGLEICQPHRCRCGFLIPSNGLHALSCRRSAGRFPRHVLLNEVVKRALDSAGFPSTLEPIGLCRSDGKRPDGMTIFPFRGGRSLVWDVTCVDSFSDTVLTGTASTPGYACALAEERKLTKYAVLPNVVEFVPLAFETSGVVGKKVENLLRVVGGRISQNTNDRRETSWLFQRISVAILRGNCLSIRSASSSD